The following proteins are co-located in the Apium graveolens cultivar Ventura chromosome 5, ASM990537v1, whole genome shotgun sequence genome:
- the LOC141661064 gene encoding protein FAR1-RELATED SEQUENCE 5-like yields the protein MVAFGERSISTSEPPNVIGKKPRELKLRNFGDKKDYLTPTTRETFNGGSTCGDSSQISSDIGTEVVNEVTSIESESSVSITPMIFDSLDKGYKFYKNYGRLGGFTVCKTTEKTDDDGRVLLKHFVCSCEGFNDLKNDANPSVKKRRTVFRRCGCKAKMILKYMFPDKYIVKTFVELHNHPLADKNGRQFFRVNREMYISLRNLCYNGAKVNIGSSKMFSFAKEMYGGYANNSEGFYFSFDVDSSGHLNKLFWSDVIGRRNFELYGDAVSFDATFDTNRYNMIFAPFTGVDKHYRCVTFAACLLSHESIVDYSWAFDHLAKAMG from the exons ATGGTGGCTTTTGGAGAGCGATCAA TTTCCACCTCAGAACCTCCAAATGTGATTGGAAAGAAACCAAGAGAACTGAAATTACGTAATTTTGGCGACAAAAAGGATTATCTTACCCCAACGACAAGGGAAACATTTAATGGAG GTTCTACTTGTGGTGATTCGTCTCAGATTAGCAGTGATATTGGTACTGAAGTTGTTAATGAAGTGACTTCAATTGAAAGTGAAAGTAGTGTAAGCATAACTCCCATG ATTTTTGATTCTCTAGATAAAGGTTACAAGTTTTACAAGAATTATGGTCGATTAGGTGGTTTTACTGTATGTAAGACAACTGAGAAGACAGATGATGATGGACGTGTTTTGTTGAAGCATTTTGTTTGTAGTTGTGAAGGTTTTAATGATCTTAAGAATGATGCAAATCCATCAGTTAAGAAAAGGAGGACAGTTTTTAGGAGATGTGGATGCAAAGCGAAGATGATTTTGAAGTATATGTTTCCTGATAAGTATATTGTTAAGACTTTTGTTGAGCTACATAATCATCCGTTAGCTGATAAAAACGGTCGTCAGTTTTTTAGGGTTAATAGGGAGATGTATATTAGTTTAAGAAATCTTTGTTATAATGGTGCAAAAGTTAATATTGGTTCCAGCAAGATGTTTAGCTTTGCTAAAGAAATGTATGGCGGATATGCAAAT AATTCTGAAGGCTTCTATTTTTCTTTTGATGTTGATTCTTCTGGTCACCTAAACAAGTTGTTTTGGTCTGATGTTATTGGTCGGAGGAACTTTGAGTTGTATGGCGATGCAGTGTCATTTGATGCAACCTTTGATACCAATAG gTATAATATGATTTTTGCCCCTTTCACTGGTGTGGATAAGCATTATAGATGTGTGACTTTTGCGGCTTGTCTTTTATCACATGAGAGTATTGTTGATTATAGTTGGGCTTTTGATCATTTAGCGAAGGCAATGGGATGA